A part of Geothrix oryzae genomic DNA contains:
- a CDS encoding OmcA/MtrC family decaheme c-type cytochrome encodes MEHRPLKQLCGLIATAAVALVLIACNGKAGQNGANGTNGTNGTNGTNGTNGTNATITVNAAQLSQDEWAKLSLRGAITSVTMGGAPVVNFSITDAQGIPVIGLAQKSSTGAYSNFGFAVAKLVPGDATTKSPSRWVNYMVVTTPAAGKAAVPGWPHTENSGTLKDNLDGSYTYTAALDLTKAKGYVDGATYDATHLKADLGDLTYEPALTHRVVVTMGGYQIGTTTTAKDTANLTYDLIPSTGKAVAATDAERLIVDTASCNSCHTKLSFHAAQFPPIQDAKLCAVCHTDQLKYGSGESLPATGNTLVAAGLYGSTQRLQGMALADFPNMIHKIHTGELLYYQGYNQFLAYNEVTYPQDLRNCTKCHTASTATPQGDNWNLVPSRLACGACHDNIVWATGANHAGGAATSDANCSSCHGAAGVKLNHVPAVRPDPNNVWNGGTGGNTNASYVAAYTDNLPAGAVKPTWDLSSVTINASQQPVLKFRVLLDGTAVAFNAQPAAADATVELLPNFVGGPSAYVVFAVPQDGIAKPADFNASASAYIRNVWNKTVTTSDMTGPDASGYYTLTIKSVKIPATATMITGGIGYTYGIPNTQPLTQTNVAGYAYNTDGKRQGGVSVPAPNAFKLVSGTLPTGFATQAARRTIVSNAKCNDCHAALGVFTEKVYHAGQRNDAPTCSWCHTANRANSGWSVNAKDSVHALHASAVRENKFSWHADVTQLWKPTYPAILNNCEACHISGTYDFSLSGSASALPNLLASTAMSGTTATPATLAVVTTGNEPFGIYYAPWVQPNTIYGAGFTFTAATGAYADGAGTNMVISPISAACFACHDNTAAIAHMKGNGGTINENRSLLSTRTEQCMICHGTGKTADIKAVHMKF; translated from the coding sequence ATGGAACACCGACCTCTCAAACAGCTCTGTGGGCTCATCGCCACCGCTGCCGTCGCGCTCGTCCTGATCGCCTGCAACGGCAAGGCCGGCCAGAACGGTGCGAACGGTACGAACGGCACGAATGGAACGAACGGCACCAACGGCACCAATGGCACCAACGCCACCATCACCGTGAATGCTGCTCAGCTCAGCCAGGACGAGTGGGCCAAGCTCTCTCTCCGCGGCGCCATCACCAGCGTGACCATGGGCGGCGCGCCGGTCGTGAACTTCTCCATCACCGATGCCCAGGGCATTCCGGTGATCGGCCTGGCCCAGAAGAGCTCGACGGGCGCCTACTCCAACTTCGGGTTCGCCGTCGCCAAGCTGGTCCCGGGCGACGCCACGACGAAGAGCCCCAGCCGCTGGGTCAACTACATGGTCGTGACCACGCCCGCCGCGGGCAAGGCGGCCGTGCCCGGCTGGCCCCACACCGAGAATTCCGGAACTCTGAAGGACAACCTGGACGGCTCGTACACCTACACCGCTGCCCTGGACCTCACCAAGGCCAAGGGCTATGTCGACGGCGCCACCTATGACGCCACGCACCTGAAGGCCGACCTCGGCGATCTGACCTACGAACCGGCGTTGACGCATCGCGTGGTCGTCACCATGGGCGGCTACCAGATCGGCACCACCACCACGGCGAAGGATACGGCCAACCTCACCTACGACCTCATCCCCTCCACGGGCAAGGCCGTCGCGGCTACGGATGCCGAGCGCCTGATCGTCGACACCGCCTCCTGCAACTCCTGCCACACCAAGCTGTCCTTCCATGCCGCCCAGTTCCCGCCCATCCAGGACGCGAAGCTCTGTGCGGTGTGTCACACCGACCAGCTGAAGTACGGCAGCGGCGAGTCCCTGCCTGCCACGGGCAACACTCTGGTGGCCGCCGGCCTGTACGGCAGCACCCAGCGGCTCCAGGGCATGGCGCTGGCGGATTTCCCGAACATGATCCACAAGATCCACACCGGGGAACTCCTGTACTACCAGGGCTACAACCAGTTCCTGGCCTACAACGAGGTGACCTATCCGCAGGACCTGCGGAACTGCACCAAGTGCCACACCGCCTCCACCGCCACGCCCCAGGGCGATAACTGGAATCTGGTTCCCAGCCGTCTGGCCTGCGGTGCCTGCCACGACAACATCGTCTGGGCCACCGGCGCCAACCACGCGGGCGGCGCGGCCACTTCCGATGCGAACTGCAGCTCCTGCCACGGCGCGGCCGGCGTCAAGCTGAACCATGTGCCCGCAGTGCGGCCTGACCCGAACAATGTCTGGAACGGCGGCACGGGCGGCAACACCAATGCCTCCTATGTGGCGGCCTACACCGACAACCTGCCCGCCGGCGCCGTGAAGCCCACCTGGGACCTGAGCAGCGTGACCATCAACGCCAGCCAGCAGCCCGTCCTCAAGTTCCGCGTCCTCCTCGACGGCACCGCCGTCGCCTTCAATGCCCAGCCTGCGGCGGCCGACGCCACCGTGGAACTGCTGCCGAACTTCGTGGGCGGCCCCAGCGCCTATGTGGTCTTCGCCGTGCCCCAGGATGGCATCGCCAAGCCCGCGGACTTCAACGCCTCGGCCAGCGCCTACATCCGGAATGTCTGGAACAAGACCGTCACCACCAGCGACATGACCGGCCCCGATGCCAGCGGCTACTACACGCTGACCATCAAGAGCGTGAAGATCCCCGCCACCGCCACGATGATCACCGGCGGCATCGGCTACACCTACGGCATTCCCAACACCCAGCCCCTCACCCAGACCAATGTGGCTGGCTACGCCTACAACACCGATGGCAAGCGGCAAGGCGGCGTGAGCGTTCCCGCGCCCAACGCCTTCAAGCTCGTCAGCGGCACGCTGCCCACCGGCTTCGCCACCCAGGCGGCCCGCCGCACCATCGTGAGCAACGCCAAGTGCAATGACTGCCACGCGGCCCTCGGCGTCTTCACCGAGAAGGTCTACCATGCCGGTCAGCGCAACGATGCGCCCACCTGCTCCTGGTGCCACACCGCCAACCGGGCCAACAGCGGTTGGAGCGTGAACGCCAAGGATTCCGTCCACGCCCTGCACGCTTCGGCCGTGCGCGAGAACAAGTTCTCCTGGCACGCGGATGTCACGCAGCTCTGGAAGCCGACCTATCCGGCCATCCTGAACAACTGCGAAGCCTGCCACATCTCCGGTACCTATGACTTCTCGCTCAGTGGCTCCGCGTCCGCCCTGCCGAACCTCCTGGCCTCCACGGCCATGAGCGGCACCACGGCCACGCCCGCCACCCTGGCCGTGGTCACCACCGGGAACGAGCCCTTCGGCATCTACTACGCGCCTTGGGTTCAGCCCAACACCATCTACGGTGCGGGTTTCACTTTCACGGCGGCCACCGGTGCCTATGCGGATGGTGCGGGGACCAACATGGTCATCTCGCCCATCAGCGCGGCCTGCTTCGCCTGCCATGACAACACGGCGGCGATCGCCCACATGAAGGGCAATGGCGGCACCATCAACGAGAACCGCAGCCTGCTGTCCACCCGGACCGAGCAGTGCATGATCTGCCACGGCACCGGCAAGACCGCGGACATCAAGGCCGTGCACATGAAGTTCTAG
- a CDS encoding ComEA family DNA-binding protein has product MMNRALKTALLALMMTAAAVAPAQDPAQDQRLAPKKSTETAAKTKARAARIKAREKAKAEADAKRIDLNTASKEQLKTVPGITDAYADKIIAGRPYLTKAHLVTNGALPEGVYLAIRDRVAVRRPAAKR; this is encoded by the coding sequence ATGATGAACCGAGCCCTCAAGACCGCCCTGCTGGCCCTGATGATGACCGCCGCTGCGGTGGCCCCCGCGCAGGATCCCGCCCAGGACCAGCGGCTGGCGCCGAAGAAATCCACCGAGACCGCGGCGAAGACGAAGGCCCGGGCAGCCCGCATCAAGGCGAGGGAGAAGGCCAAGGCCGAGGCGGATGCCAAGCGCATCGACCTCAACACGGCCTCCAAGGAGCAGCTGAAGACCGTCCCGGGGATCACGGACGCCTATGCGGACAAGATCATCGCCGGACGCCCCTACCTGACGAAGGCGCACCTGGTGACCAACGGGGCCCTGCCCGAGGGGGTCTACCTGGCCATCCGGGACCGGGTGGCCGTTCGTCGCCCGGCCGCCAAGCGCTGA
- a CDS encoding OmcA/MtrC family decaheme c-type cytochrome, with protein sequence MQHKPLKQLCGLIATAAIALVLIGCNGKDGNAGLNGTNGTNGTNGTNGTNGTNGITIVDADRLTTDQWANLKATVKVTSVTMGAAPVVNFQVTDAAGIGIRGLGGFTAKSSTALVASYPNLAFAMAKLVPEDAATKAPSKWVSYIVTSTPTTTAAAAPTRPTTDNIGTLVDNGDGTYKYTFYRDITKVQAALDAATYTAPSAKADLGDVTYAPSLVHRLSIQFSGAARGTGSNTANGVTVTPSVNMTNPINVIYDFVPATGAPVTATTDIRDVVSINNCNECHDKLAFHGGGRVEVRYCAVCHTDQRKFGYAEATTTATGYDAVAGQRKINGGAVGDLTAMAHRIHMGSELTKTGYNYANVKFETLGYSMLDGGQRMCSKCHDGVAQAQNWNLKPSRLACGTCHDAVDFATGANHMPGTDVPQLNDLACTICHDSAAIKTYHMTANVTTHNPTVAAGLVNFTYEIKSAAVSGTTATVVFKIKADGKDTTFKAAAAGMKDPLAGFTGAPSFLFAYAQDQDGITDPVDYNNLGLKNGQPLSVSIATLLDTAGTSGTLSAPDTSGYYTATVLNAFPATAKLRSVSLQGYFTQVSPAVARHAISVVKAVTGDTVRRTAIDSAKCAKCHEWFEGHGGNRVYEVQVCVTCHVPGLTTSGRGTSDAQINAYYVPSNKFSAKDLVSLKNWTGIDFTTNPVPTNPNVALKFPQTTNNFKDMIHGIHAGADRTSPIAITRNRSGNITIVDGARVGFPGILSNCQSCHTSTGYNMPTSGKLLASRELADNGAILTTADANTSLNTVSPTDKMITPFTAACVTCHDSAAAKAHMVTNGGQIKVNRSALNMTSESCGACHGAGSQFGPSAVHK encoded by the coding sequence ATGCAACACAAACCTCTCAAACAGCTGTGCGGCCTGATCGCCACCGCCGCCATCGCGCTGGTGCTGATCGGCTGCAATGGCAAGGACGGCAACGCCGGCCTGAACGGGACCAACGGCACCAACGGGACCAACGGCACCAACGGGACCAATGGCACCAACGGCATCACCATCGTCGATGCGGATCGCCTGACCACCGACCAGTGGGCCAACCTCAAGGCCACGGTCAAGGTCACCAGCGTCACCATGGGCGCCGCCCCGGTGGTCAACTTCCAGGTGACCGATGCCGCCGGCATCGGCATCCGGGGCCTCGGCGGGTTCACCGCCAAGAGCTCCACGGCCCTCGTCGCCAGCTATCCCAACTTGGCCTTCGCCATGGCGAAGCTGGTGCCCGAGGATGCCGCGACCAAGGCGCCCAGCAAGTGGGTCAGCTACATCGTGACCAGCACTCCGACCACCACCGCCGCCGCGGCCCCCACCCGGCCCACCACCGACAACATCGGCACCCTGGTGGACAACGGGGACGGCACCTACAAGTACACCTTCTACCGCGACATCACCAAGGTCCAGGCGGCCCTGGATGCGGCCACCTACACCGCCCCTTCCGCCAAGGCTGACCTGGGCGATGTGACCTACGCCCCGAGCCTCGTGCACCGCCTCAGCATCCAGTTCTCGGGCGCCGCCCGCGGGACCGGCAGCAACACGGCCAACGGCGTGACCGTCACGCCCTCCGTCAACATGACGAACCCCATCAATGTGATCTACGACTTCGTGCCGGCCACGGGCGCTCCCGTCACCGCCACGACGGACATCCGCGATGTCGTCTCCATCAACAATTGCAATGAGTGCCACGACAAGCTCGCCTTCCACGGCGGCGGTCGCGTGGAAGTCCGCTACTGCGCCGTGTGCCACACCGACCAGCGCAAGTTCGGCTACGCCGAAGCCACCACCACGGCCACGGGCTACGATGCCGTCGCCGGGCAGCGCAAGATCAACGGCGGCGCCGTGGGCGACCTGACGGCCATGGCCCACCGGATCCACATGGGCTCCGAACTGACCAAGACCGGCTACAACTACGCCAATGTCAAGTTCGAGACCCTCGGCTACTCGATGCTCGACGGCGGTCAGCGCATGTGCTCCAAGTGCCATGACGGCGTGGCCCAGGCCCAGAACTGGAACCTGAAGCCCAGCCGGCTGGCCTGCGGCACCTGCCACGATGCCGTGGACTTCGCCACGGGTGCGAACCACATGCCGGGCACCGATGTCCCGCAGCTCAACGATCTGGCCTGCACCATCTGCCACGACTCGGCCGCGATCAAGACCTACCACATGACCGCCAATGTGACGACCCACAACCCGACCGTTGCGGCCGGCCTGGTGAACTTCACCTACGAGATCAAGTCCGCCGCCGTCTCCGGCACCACCGCCACCGTCGTCTTCAAGATCAAGGCCGATGGCAAGGACACCACCTTCAAGGCCGCTGCCGCGGGCATGAAGGATCCCCTCGCGGGCTTCACCGGCGCCCCCAGCTTCCTGTTCGCCTACGCCCAGGATCAGGACGGCATCACCGATCCCGTCGACTACAACAACCTTGGCCTCAAGAACGGCCAGCCCCTGTCGGTCTCCATCGCCACCCTGCTGGACACCGCCGGAACCTCCGGCACGCTGTCCGCCCCCGACACCAGCGGCTACTACACCGCGACCGTGCTGAACGCCTTCCCCGCCACCGCCAAGCTCCGCTCGGTCTCGCTGCAGGGCTACTTCACCCAGGTCAGCCCCGCCGTTGCCCGCCACGCCATCTCCGTGGTCAAGGCCGTCACGGGCGATACCGTCCGCCGCACCGCCATCGATTCGGCCAAGTGCGCCAAGTGCCACGAGTGGTTCGAAGGCCACGGCGGCAACCGCGTCTATGAAGTCCAGGTCTGCGTCACCTGCCATGTCCCCGGCCTCACCACCAGCGGCCGCGGCACCTCCGATGCCCAGATCAACGCCTACTATGTGCCCTCGAACAAGTTCTCCGCCAAGGATCTGGTCAGCCTGAAGAACTGGACGGGCATCGACTTCACCACCAACCCCGTTCCGACCAACCCGAATGTGGCCCTGAAGTTCCCCCAGACCACCAACAACTTCAAGGACATGATCCACGGCATCCACGCCGGCGCGGATCGCACCAGCCCCATCGCGATCACCCGCAACCGCAGTGGCAACATCACCATCGTGGACGGCGCCCGGGTCGGCTTCCCCGGCATCCTGAGCAACTGCCAGAGCTGCCACACCTCCACCGGCTACAACATGCCCACCTCCGGCAAGCTGCTGGCCAGCCGCGAACTGGCGGACAACGGCGCCATCCTGACCACGGCCGACGCGAACACCTCGCTGAACACCGTCAGCCCCACGGACAAGATGATCACTCCGTTCACCGCCGCCTGCGTCACCTGCCACGACAGTGCCGCCGCCAAGGCCCACATGGTCACGAACGGTGGCCAGATCAAGGTGAACCGCAGCGCCCTGAACATGACCAGTGAATCCTGTGGCGCCTGCCACGGCGCGGGTTCGCAGTTCGGCCCCAGCGCTGTTCACAAGTAA
- a CDS encoding thiamine pyrophosphate-dependent enzyme has translation MADSTLALGVEAVGCAAFDAGIKGAFGYPGTPSTEGFEFVEALIHRAGDGRAAQWAANEKVAYDLGMGMSYAGHRTLVTMKHVGLNVALDAYANSALTGVRGGLVLLVADDPGMHSSQNEQDSRRLAEFAWLPCLEPSTVQECYDLTFRAFELSEALQVPVMLRIVTRLAHCRAALVRRETLAPTGLGLAPKASIQDWVLIPANARRRYVDLLAKQPRLKAEAATLNRLVPGSGRQGVALAGMGRAYFGQLALEHPALAALPRLEIAAYPVDPALEQTFLAQVDEVVVFEEDYPVLEERLGLRGTAKVHGRLDGALPRTGELSPRLLKDALGLKLPDGKAAARLDLPIRAPRFCDGCGHVDAYGAMQEALAKVGAPEARVFGDIGCYTLAAQEPMAAIHAVVEMGASISMAVGAALAGETPSVAVIGDSTFGHSGLPALLTAADAGVNVTVVILDNRVVGMTGQQPSQALDQVERMVLGMGIPEAQVQVLLPVPKQHEANVAAMEAALRHPGPSVVVFRRECIQSIRRGVLKDHDRQERERCVSEACS, from the coding sequence ATGGCAGATAGCACCCTGGCGCTGGGCGTGGAGGCGGTCGGTTGCGCCGCCTTCGATGCCGGCATCAAGGGCGCGTTCGGGTATCCGGGCACGCCTTCCACCGAAGGCTTCGAGTTCGTCGAGGCCCTCATCCACCGGGCCGGTGACGGCCGGGCGGCCCAGTGGGCCGCCAATGAGAAGGTCGCCTACGACCTGGGCATGGGCATGAGCTACGCCGGCCACCGCACGCTGGTGACCATGAAGCATGTGGGCCTGAATGTGGCCCTGGATGCCTACGCCAACTCGGCGCTCACCGGCGTCCGGGGGGGGCTCGTCCTGCTGGTGGCGGATGACCCCGGCATGCACAGCAGCCAGAACGAGCAGGACAGCCGCCGCCTGGCGGAATTTGCCTGGCTGCCCTGCCTGGAGCCGAGCACCGTGCAGGAATGCTACGACCTCACCTTCCGCGCCTTTGAGCTGTCCGAGGCCCTCCAAGTGCCCGTGATGCTGCGCATCGTGACCCGCCTGGCCCATTGCCGGGCGGCGCTGGTCCGCCGCGAGACCCTGGCCCCCACCGGGCTGGGCCTCGCCCCGAAGGCCTCCATCCAGGACTGGGTGCTCATTCCCGCCAACGCCCGCCGGCGCTATGTGGACCTGCTGGCCAAGCAGCCCCGCCTGAAGGCCGAGGCCGCCACCCTCAACCGCCTGGTCCCCGGGAGCGGGCGCCAGGGCGTGGCCCTGGCCGGCATGGGTCGGGCCTATTTCGGTCAATTGGCCCTGGAGCACCCGGCCCTGGCCGCCCTGCCCCGTCTGGAGATCGCCGCCTACCCCGTGGACCCGGCCCTGGAGCAGACCTTCCTGGCCCAGGTGGATGAGGTCGTGGTCTTTGAAGAGGACTACCCGGTGCTCGAGGAGCGCCTCGGCCTCCGCGGCACCGCCAAGGTCCACGGCCGCCTCGACGGGGCCCTGCCCCGCACGGGTGAGCTGTCCCCGCGCCTCCTGAAGGACGCCCTCGGGCTCAAGCTGCCCGACGGGAAGGCCGCCGCCCGCCTGGACCTGCCCATCCGCGCCCCCCGCTTCTGCGACGGCTGCGGCCATGTGGACGCCTACGGAGCCATGCAGGAGGCCCTCGCCAAGGTCGGCGCCCCCGAGGCCCGCGTCTTCGGCGACATCGGCTGCTACACCCTGGCGGCCCAGGAGCCCATGGCCGCCATCCATGCCGTGGTCGAGATGGGCGCCAGCATCAGCATGGCCGTGGGCGCGGCCCTGGCCGGTGAAACGCCCTCTGTGGCCGTCATCGGCGACTCCACCTTCGGCCACAGCGGCCTGCCCGCCCTGCTGACCGCCGCCGATGCCGGCGTCAATGTCACGGTGGTCATCCTCGACAACCGCGTGGTGGGCATGACCGGTCAGCAGCCCAGTCAGGCCCTCGACCAGGTCGAGCGCATGGTGCTGGGCATGGGCATCCCCGAAGCCCAGGTCCAGGTGCTCCTGCCCGTGCCCAAGCAGCACGAAGCCAATGTGGCGGCCATGGAGGCCGCGCTGCGGCATCCCGGCCCCTCGGTGGTGGTGTTCCGCCGGGAGTGCATCCAGTCCATCCGCCGCGGCGTCCTGAAGGACCACGACCGTCAGGAACGCGAGCGTTGCGTCAGCGAGGCCTGCTCATGA
- a CDS encoding ComEA family DNA-binding protein: protein MTIRTLRTCLAVAMLLLTAAAPLAAEDQPAAKGKAARAPKAPAAGLRTKGKLKPVDINGAAKNELSFMLGIPEELAAKIIAGRPYHSKAHLLTRNIVSPEVYARIKDKVVAKQSGAIR from the coding sequence ATGACGATCCGTACCCTCAGGACCTGCTTGGCTGTTGCGATGCTCCTGCTGACGGCCGCCGCTCCGCTGGCCGCCGAAGATCAGCCGGCCGCGAAGGGCAAGGCGGCCAGGGCGCCCAAGGCGCCGGCGGCCGGCCTCAGGACGAAGGGCAAGCTGAAGCCCGTGGACATCAACGGCGCCGCCAAGAACGAGCTCAGCTTCATGCTGGGCATTCCTGAGGAACTGGCGGCCAAGATCATCGCAGGACGCCCCTACCACTCGAAGGCGCACCTCCTCACCCGCAACATCGTGTCTCCCGAGGTCTACGCGCGGATCAAGGACAAGGTCGTCGCCAAGCAGTCGGGCGCGATCCGCTAG
- a CDS encoding OmcA/MtrC family decaheme c-type cytochrome yields the protein MKQPPLKQLCGLIATAAVALVLIGCNGKAGQNGLNGTNGTNGTNGTNGTNGTNATITVNAAQMTPDQWGDLTLKGTITSATVTNGKPVVNFTVTNGTGTPVVGLGFTTKAANALVPSYANMSFAIAKLVPGTNGSPSKWVSYIVTSMPNTTTATAPAKPTTDNAGTLVDNGDGSYKYTFYRDITAAQGVLDAATYTGNNAKADLGDVTYQPALTHRIALQISGNARGTGTNTPDATNSGIAGVVVKTPANLWYDFIPATGKAVAATDEQRNIVDTASCNRCHTKFNGFHGSSRIEAQYCTVCHTDQRKYGNAEATKTATGFSGSTSKINGLAVGDFPAFIHRLHAGEELSKDGYNYAGIAFNEVTYPQDLRNCAMCHTASAVTPQGDNWNTKPSRMACGACHDKIDWATGANHAGGAATSDVNCSSCHGAAGIKLNHIPVTPPNPAFATGGYTNGSALAAYTNNLPAGAIKVTWDLKSVTLNASQQPVFEFRFLQDGARADFNVASATKTELWDNFVGGPSVYLAYAVPQDGVATPADWNATASGYIKKIWNGTATGAAAGTMTGPDSNGYYKITLTGVKVPATATMITGGIGYTYNKNSQSITQTNVPGYAYDTTTMMGGLSVPPPNVTKLVSGTLPTGFAAQAARRTIVTNAKCNECHVALGVFTTSAYHAGERNDAYSCTFCHSVNRANNGWSVNAKDAIHALHASSVRENKFSWHADVAQFWKPTYPAILNNCEACHVSGTYDFTASASAAALPNLLASTTAYGDYKKAVDGTVLPAGSTLPVVTTGNEAFGNYYSPYVSWGNYGTAFAVSAAGVSTPATLTTLVTSPITAACWACHDSKPAVAHMRGNGGTINETRDLLAVRTEQCMICHAAGKTADIKAVHMNFK from the coding sequence ATGAAGCAACCACCTCTCAAACAGCTCTGCGGGCTCATCGCCACCGCAGCGGTCGCCCTGGTGCTGATCGGGTGTAACGGGAAGGCCGGTCAGAACGGTCTGAACGGCACCAACGGCACCAACGGCACCAACGGCACCAATGGCACCAATGGCACCAACGCCACCATCACCGTGAACGCCGCCCAGATGACCCCCGATCAGTGGGGCGACCTCACCCTGAAGGGCACCATCACCAGCGCCACCGTGACCAACGGCAAGCCCGTGGTGAACTTCACCGTGACCAACGGCACCGGCACCCCCGTGGTGGGCCTCGGCTTCACCACCAAGGCCGCCAACGCCCTGGTTCCCAGCTACGCCAACATGTCCTTCGCCATCGCGAAGCTGGTGCCCGGCACGAACGGCAGCCCCAGCAAGTGGGTCAGCTACATCGTGACCTCGATGCCGAACACCACCACCGCCACCGCCCCCGCCAAGCCCACCACCGACAATGCGGGCACCCTGGTCGACAACGGCGACGGTTCCTACAAGTACACCTTCTACCGCGACATCACGGCCGCCCAGGGCGTCCTGGATGCCGCCACCTACACGGGCAACAACGCCAAGGCTGACCTGGGCGATGTGACCTACCAGCCGGCCCTGACGCACCGCATTGCCCTGCAGATCAGCGGCAACGCCCGCGGCACCGGCACCAACACCCCCGATGCCACCAACTCCGGCATCGCCGGCGTCGTCGTCAAGACCCCGGCCAACCTGTGGTACGACTTCATCCCTGCCACCGGCAAGGCCGTCGCGGCCACGGACGAGCAGCGCAACATCGTGGACACGGCTTCCTGCAACCGCTGCCACACCAAGTTCAACGGCTTCCACGGCAGCAGCCGCATCGAGGCTCAGTACTGCACGGTCTGCCACACCGACCAGCGCAAGTACGGCAATGCCGAAGCCACCAAGACCGCCACGGGTTTCTCCGGCAGCACCAGCAAGATCAATGGCCTGGCCGTGGGCGACTTCCCCGCCTTCATCCACCGCCTCCACGCCGGTGAAGAGCTGAGCAAGGACGGCTACAACTATGCCGGCATCGCGTTCAACGAGGTCACCTATCCCCAGGACCTGCGCAACTGCGCGATGTGCCACACCGCTTCTGCCGTCACCCCCCAGGGCGACAACTGGAACACCAAGCCCAGCCGCATGGCCTGCGGCGCCTGCCACGACAAGATTGACTGGGCGACCGGCGCCAACCACGCGGGCGGCGCTGCCACCTCCGATGTCAACTGCAGCTCCTGCCACGGCGCCGCCGGCATCAAGCTGAACCACATCCCCGTGACTCCGCCGAACCCGGCCTTCGCCACCGGTGGTTACACCAATGGCTCGGCCCTGGCCGCCTACACCAACAACCTGCCCGCCGGCGCCATCAAGGTCACTTGGGATCTCAAGAGCGTGACCCTGAACGCCAGCCAGCAGCCCGTCTTCGAGTTCCGCTTCCTCCAGGACGGTGCCCGCGCCGACTTCAATGTCGCCAGCGCCACCAAGACCGAGCTGTGGGACAACTTCGTGGGCGGCCCCAGCGTCTACCTGGCCTATGCCGTGCCCCAGGATGGCGTGGCCACCCCCGCCGACTGGAACGCCACCGCCAGCGGCTACATCAAGAAGATATGGAACGGCACCGCCACCGGCGCCGCCGCGGGCACCATGACCGGCCCCGACAGCAACGGCTACTACAAGATCACCCTCACGGGCGTGAAGGTCCCCGCCACCGCCACCATGATCACCGGCGGCATCGGCTACACCTACAACAAGAACAGCCAGTCCATCACCCAGACCAATGTCCCGGGCTACGCCTACGACACGACCACGATGATGGGTGGCCTGAGCGTTCCTCCCCCCAATGTCACCAAGCTGGTCAGCGGGACCCTGCCCACCGGCTTCGCCGCGCAGGCCGCTCGCCGCACCATCGTCACCAACGCCAAGTGCAATGAGTGCCATGTGGCCCTGGGCGTCTTCACTACCTCGGCCTACCACGCCGGTGAGCGGAACGATGCCTACAGCTGCACCTTCTGCCACTCCGTCAACCGGGCCAACAATGGCTGGAGCGTGAACGCCAAGGATGCCATCCACGCCCTGCACGCCTCCTCCGTGCGCGAGAACAAGTTCTCCTGGCACGCGGATGTCGCCCAGTTCTGGAAGCCGACCTACCCGGCCATCCTGAACAACTGCGAAGCCTGCCATGTGTCCGGCACCTATGACTTCACCGCCAGCGCCTCCGCTGCGGCCCTCCCGAACCTCCTGGCCTCCACGACCGCCTATGGCGATTACAAGAAGGCCGTGGACGGAACGGTGCTTCCCGCGGGTTCCACCCTGCCTGTGGTCACCACCGGCAACGAGGCCTTCGGCAACTACTACTCCCCCTATGTCAGCTGGGGCAACTACGGCACCGCCTTCGCCGTGTCCGCCGCGGGTGTCAGCACCCCCGCGACCCTCACGACCCTGGTCACCTCGCCGATCACCGCTGCCTGCTGGGCCTGCCATGACAGCAAGCCTGCGGTCGCCCACATGCGGGGCAACGGCGGCACCATCAACGAGACCCGCGACCTCCTGGCCGTCCGGACCGAGCAGTGCATGATCTGCCACGCCGCCGGCAAGACCGCGGACATCAAGGCCGTGCACATGAACTTCAAGTAG